A stretch of the Opisthocomus hoazin isolate bOpiHoa1 chromosome 2, bOpiHoa1.hap1, whole genome shotgun sequence genome encodes the following:
- the CD24 gene encoding signal transducer CD24: MGTALAARLGLGLLLLALLLPTQIYCDPNGTSPTPSNNSSMSSVSLSTVTNSVNNTTTQGHGNSLQSTTSLLFVLSVSLLCFCC, from the exons ATGGGGACGGCGCTGGCGGCGCGGCTCGGCCTGGGGCTCCTGCTCCTGGCCCTCCTCCTACCCACGCAG ATCTACTGCGATCCCAATGGAACAAGTCCAACACCTTCAAACAATTCTTCAATGAGTTCCGTTTCTCTGTCAACTGTCACAAATTCAGTGAACAATACCACCACTCAGGGACATGGAAATTCCCTTCAGTCAACCACAAGTCTTCTTTTCGTTCTCtcagtttctcttctgtgtttttgcTGTTAA